The genomic segment ACGGTGATCATCCGCTACATCTCGGCCGTCCTGGTGTGGATCCTCACCTCGTTGGTGGTGCTGGGCTCCCTAGGTGAGCTCTCGtcccctttcaaaataagagcgcGGGCCTGACCTAACGTGCCGTCTCAGCGGGAACCGGCGTCCTTTGGTGGTTCTACGTGGACCGCCGTCTCCAGGGAAACCAGACCGAGGCGGCcccggaggaggaggcggcgggcGGCGACGGGGAGGCGGCGTCCCCCATCTACGCCGCGTCCGCCTCCGTCTTCACGGTAAGCCCGAGTCGGACGGACGGCGTCCGGACGGCGTCCGGTCGGACTGGCCGGCTGAACGCAATTTCCCGTTCCGCAGGCCGTGCTGCTGCTGCTCATGCTGTTCATGAGGAAGCGCGTGGCGTTGGCCATCGCGCTGTTCCACGTGGCCGGCAAAGTTTTCGTCCACTTGCCGCTGCTGACGCTGCAGCCCTTCATCACCTTCCTGGTGCTGCTCATCTTCTGGATCTATTGGGTGCTGGTCCTGCTCTTCCTGGGAACCAGcggtaattacatttttaaaaagttatatatatatatatatatatatatatatatatatatatatatatatatatattttaatatataaaaaaaacttttttttttttatagaaccaTGATTTCGACAGACAATTACAAcactttatttaaatgaatatattaaaaGTATTCTTTTCTTCTATGACTTTTGTAAGACTAaaatcacaatgaaaaaaaatcatgacccGAAGAGTGACCCCAAAGCGTTAATCCTTCCCCGTTGATTGATTTGGGCCGACTCGGCCTCGGCAGGGGAGGCGGTCTTGAACGAGGAGGAGGGGCTTACCGAGTTCCGCCTGAGCGGCCGCCTGGAGTACCTGGCCTGGTTCCACGGCGTGGGCCTGCTGTGGATCACCGAGTTCATCCTGGCGTGCCAGCAGATGACGGTGGCGGGCGCCGTGGTCACCTACTACTTCACCAGGTGGGGCGTCGCCGACGGAGACGCTCTCAAACCTCCTCCTCGATTGACCGCTAAATCTCCTCATTTTATTCAGTCAATGTGTTGCAAAGTGTccaaccttctttttttttttctttgggcaGGGACAAGAAGCGACTTCCGTCGTGGCCCATCGTGCGCGCGGCCTTGCGGTTGCTCAGGTATCACGTGGGCACGGTGGCCAAAGGCTCCTTCATCATCACGCTGGTCAAGATCCCCAGACTCCTCCTCATCTACGTGCACAGGCAGCTGAAAGGAAAGGTACGGGCCCTCGggcagggttgccagataaaatCGTGGCTCCAGCCAGCCTGGACATTCGCAGGctactttttgttggttttcaactattttaagaTTCCCCATTAAGCGGGAATCTGGCAACGTTGACATTCTGACGACGGCGTCTTTGCCTTCCAGGAAAATGCGTGCGCTCGCTGCGCACTCAAGTCTTGCATCTGCTGCCTGTGGTGTTTAGAGAAGTGCCTGAATTATCTCAACCAGGTGAGGCCTTCTCCCGGCAGGCCGCCACCACCTCCTCGCTAACCACCCCCGTCCTTCCCCCGCCAGAATGCGTACGCCGCCACAGCCATCAACGGCACGGGCTTCTGCGCGTCGGCGCGAGACGCCTTCGTCCTGCTGGTGGAGAACGCCCTGCGGGTGGCCACCGTCAACGCCGTGGGTGACGTTGTGCTCTTCCTGGGGAAGGTGAGCCaaaggggcggcggcggcggcccaccGGTCCCCCGTTTGGCGCTGACTTCGGTTCATGGGCAGATCCTGGTCGTGGCTAGCACGGCCTTCGCCGGCGTGCTGCTGTTGAACGCGCGCGGAGATTACGCCGAGTGGCTGCCGCCGCTGCTGCTGGTGTGCGCCTTCGCCTTCCTGGTGGCGCACTGCTTCCTGTCCGTTTTCGAGATGGTGGTGGACGTGCTCTTCCTTTGCTTCGCCGTCGACACCAAGTACAACGACGGCACGCCGGGGAAAGAGTTCTTCATGGACAAAGCTCTAATGGCGAGTCCCCCCCcccttttatttattgatttatgggCAGATTTTGAGATGTTTTTACCGTTGACTTTTAGGAGCTGGCGGAGCGCAGCCGACGCTCGGAACGGGCGGCGGGCCGAGGGCGGCCCCGcgtggaggaggcggcggcgtcgTCGTCGGAGGGCGCCCGGACCAAAGCCATGGTGAGTGGAGGAGGCGGGGTCTGGGCGGGCGCAGAATGGGAGGAGTTCCAGGTCTACTACCTCCTGACGGGCGTCTTCCTGGACTGCGCGTTGACGCCGCGCGCCGACTCGCTCTTGTGCCTCAGCCACGACGTCTTCCTCTTCTTGGCCGTCTACTTGCCCGCCTCGGGCGTCTTCCTCTTCCTGCGCCCGCCGCCGGGCGAGGCCGAGCCGGCGGGTTGACTGCGCGACCCCGGCTCGCCTCGTTCGAGCGCTTTCTGGCGCCGAGTATCTGTACCGTCCCTCCCGGAAAGGCGGAACAAGCACGCCAAATTTGTTCccgggattttttttccccctgggtGCGCcccaattttttaattttagcgccgcccggacgtttttttttttttggggggggggggggggtgttaggGACAAAAGTCGCGAAAACCTCCCGTCTGGAACCTGCGGTGGATGCGGCGGTCAGCCCCAAAATCCGCCATGCTCCAAGCTATAACTGGAAATTAGCCACGGAGGGCCGGCATGGGCTTTGGCCCTGGCCCATGCCTCCCTCCCCTCTTCCCTCTTCATCTTCACCATCACCCTCACTTTGTTTTGTTCATCCATCAtactcatcctcatcatcaccaCGCCTTACGGTACGCCGCCGTTTAGCCGCTAGCCTTTGGGCAGGGCTGCCAGATCTGAACCATGAGCAGcccaaatgaatatatatagtcGGGTTCTATATTTGGTTATTATAATCTGCTGTTTTGTGCATCCTTTTGGTTTCATTTAGCACTAattcactaaaaaaatgcaattttagacCCATTTTTGTCAGTCTGGCAACCCTGGCCACTGAAGGTACGAGGCAAGACGCAGGCCGTCTAACCGTCCGTCTTGTCCCATTTCAGGCTCCCGGGACCAGCTCGGCATGAGCGGAATCAGCCGGCAGACGGGACTTGAAAgaagagatttattttttagcaaCGTGTAACTTGTTTACCGTCTTTTCACTCCAGGACACCAAACGATATTTTAATAACAATAAGATGACGTAACAAGCACTTTATATGCAAGCATCGCTCGTGGTTTTGGTTTTCGActgacttgactttttttttttttttttttggacgacCCGTCTCGGGAAGGCGGGAACACGCACTTGTCGGGATCGGTCTGTCCGTTGCGACCGATCGGCGAAAGAGGTCAGGGTTGGTCCGAAAAGTCACGTGACTCGGGGCGGCCTTTTTGCCGGCTCGACAACTTTTTCTTCTGTTCCTGGAGCTTCTTTTATATTTATGCTTTCTTattataaatgtttgttttgtaagaaaaataGTCCAATAAAAATCATTACCTGTTCTTTCGCAGGCATAAACTACCGTGGCATAGATACTAGTATCAAAAACGTGACTCCACAGTACAATATTTTGTCGCCATTTGTCATCCAATACTTTTGCAACGGACAATtaaatagtttcatttttttgtttttgtcaccaGACCAAGCTTGAGAAATTGTctactatatgtatgtacatgcatgtacctgcattgtttactttttttttactgtactgtgtctttaaaaaaagacaccatTTGTTTGAATGCCTTGGACACCTTAGTGACGTCACAGCTTCCACTCAATTAGGCTCAGCTGGCCTCTTTCTTGGTGTCCTTAGCACTGCAATTAGCATCTCGACGCACTCCATCAAGTATTGTTCTCCTGCTAATGTGGAGTTCCAGCAGCCCGCTGGCGGTCGCTATGAAGAGGCTAGCTGTTCACCAAGCCTTGTTTTAAGAGTGCCACTACATATGTACTCCACAAAAGTTATGAGTCCTTCCCGTGGGACACTGCAACATAGCTAACGCCATCAAAACACCGGTGCCTGTAGCCCCTACCTAGCGTTTTAGCATTAGCCGACTGGAGCAGCGGTTGGACTCAATCGGGGAAAAGTTACAATAATACGCAAGTTGTTGATAAAAGTAAGTATTCGCCACCGCTGGTAGCAATTAGCTCCAGTTTACAATGACATCGGAAAATAATATGAACTCTGATACCTAAAAACTATTATTAAAGAGAACATCAAAATGCCCCCCAGCCCCAATGTCAACCAAGCCATCTAAGATTGCGAATTACAACATTCACCTCAATTTGTCGGAATGATTTAATAACAAATGAGGTTGTTAATTGTGCATTTTTCACCTTGTAGGTCACTATTTTTTGGCGAACCTGCTTTTGTACCAAGGCGTTGGAATTTTTTGAACCCAGTTCTTGGATACATTGAACTCAACTCCCATGATGAGCCGGAACGTCAAACCGGTAGGACAAAACACTATTTTCACCCACTTTTCCTGACCCCATTGATAGCAAAAATGTAGATATAGGAACTAATGTAAAAAGACTTAACTGTACTGCAAACTCGCCACCAGCAGAGGGCAGGTTACCCTCAAACATAGGCGTAGGAGCTTTTTGTCTGAAAGTAGTGCAGGTGTCGTAAAAATGTTGGGTCGGTTTGTTTATGGTTGTGAGGTCGTCACGGTTTCAAGTcgaatgatgataatgatgctATGATGAGGTTTCATAAAATGGCCTTCACGATGGATTTCACGTCGAATGTTGCGATAACGAATTTTTATAATATGGCCTGTGTCGATTTGACGTCGTCACTTTTGTCCAAGTTGCGGAGGCCTAAAGAAGCCCATCCGTCCGTCCTTCCCCACGCCggccttccctccctccctccctcccaagCACGATGCACACTGGCCTTCCCCGAGCTTTCAGATGCAAACTAAGCAGACATATGGAGAGGAGGTGTGACGGGCTCCTAAAGATTGGGATTGTATGACAAATCACGTCCGAGGACGCTGGCCCCGACCCCCGCCCCCTTCCTCCGCCCCCCCATCTCCAGACAACAGCTTCATTAGGCTGAAAGAAAGTTTTCGCAGCTTTGTCGAGTCAAGACTTTGCAGCTCGTCCTCTCTTCTTCAACACTCTTTTGTTGCTCCAATTCAAGTTATTGCTCTCCAAAACAGAAGCGCCCCCAACAGCCCCCTCCCCAGGCGCCCACCCACCCGTAACACGGGCGTGCCGCGCTGCATTGTGGGTGTCGTGAATGCCGACGGCAACAGTTGGTGGCAAGTGCGCGTCAGTAAAAAAGTACATCCTTGCAGTAGAAAGATGTTAGTCAATGTTTTTAGGGTACAAAACGGTGCgagattctcttttttttttaaagtctttgaAAAAGCTTGGCCAACAATTAAGACAATCCATCCGACAGTTAAAAGGAACGTACTCAATGGGGGCGTGACAATATATGGATATGGTGATATATCGCGATTCTGGGAGCGCCTTTGTCACCCGGGGGAAGGTTTTAATGTAATGGTGGGCGTCGTCAATCACCGGCATGAATGCGTCTCCGCCTCGCGCCGTCCGTCGCGTCCCGGGACGGTTTTCCTTTTCAGACGTCGCCCGCTGTTTGCTCGCCGGATAATTTAGCTCCGCCGAGCGGCGCCGTGGAAACCGGGGTGTCGGGAATTGGACGCCGGGGCGAGACGCCCGGGGCCTCGCCCGGCGGATATTTGGCAGAGGTCGCTCCAAGGTGACTGGAGGTATCTGTCAGAAATTCTGACAAGTGAGTCTAATACAAATGCACGATTGTTCGATGGAGTATAATTAGGCCCAATTGAATagaatgtcaaaaaaattgtaatactGTAATAGTATTGCAGTGAGATAATATTCCAACTTTTTTGTAACATGTAAGATAGTAATCCATAGTACACATGACCCCTTTTAGTCATGTAATACAAAGTTAAATAACATTACGACTTTAAACTCTAGATCAAGAGTCTCAAAGGTCGGGTTGGTttgatcatttgaatttgatcactAAAACACAAAGTTTGCATTCGCGATTCACTTtatcaggccgcacaaaatgatgcggtggaccagatttggcccccgggccgcgacTTTGACACTGTGCTCTAGATGATTCCTAatgtttaattttatattaCCCATTTAATCTGTTAATATACTTTTTTCTTGTCATATTACAACTGTATTTTCTTAGTTTTATACATTAGGTTACATTGACTTTACTCATGACATCTTTTTTCTAGTAATACTTGATCATAATACGACATCATCTCATAGCACGACGTAAtcctttttccattttcaatgtctttcacctgtttttttttatacgtatttattttgttgtcttTGCTAATACTATATACTTATAAAACAAAGATTGACTATTCCAATTAGGGCCAAATTTAGCCCCCTTGACTCAAATGCTGGGACCAcagtggtgctttttttttgcaggaccCACAAACGTGACTTGTGTTTCCACTTGTGTGTGGCGATGGGGACGCTGGAGGGGGGCggcgttttttttgggggggggggttggtctCGGGGGTCCGTGTCTGGTGTCTTAATCCTGTCAGAGCTGCTCTCCGCACAGACCTCTCACTCCAGCGCTTTTCTCTTTCACTTGTTTTCTTTGGGCCTTTTCTTTGGCTCTCCTCATGGGGCGGCCTTCCAAAAAAGGGGGGTCCGGGGGT from the Stigmatopora nigra isolate UIUO_SnigA chromosome 14, RoL_Snig_1.1, whole genome shotgun sequence genome contains:
- the slc44a1b gene encoding choline transporter-like protein 1 isoform X3, producing the protein MSADVTLARASEDGRTDGRGLDARRPNLPVLGPPAAKMEPSRSEQQLDFRPKRTKREWRPLEERSCTDLPWFLLFLIFCVGMGSVCAFTVVSGGAARLLSGYDSFGNTCGRRNPPLDGIRLSGLDHTERKFVFYLDPCDVDIVQRKIKSVALCVALCPARTLRTFHDLQNFAEVNGSELCSYELATHKYASAPERSAKCPKLPVPPSKPLPLFNRCAPTDVSCYSKFAEAVATFVGDRSLLRRAVAGVAASKEIIAGLCVLALALSMLLTVIIRYISAVLVWILTSLVVLGSLAGTGVLWWFYVDRRLQGNQTEAAPEEEAAGGDGEAASPIYAASASVFTAVLLLLMLFMRKRVALAIALFHVAGKVFVHLPLLTLQPFITFLVLLIFWIYWVLVLLFLGTSGEAVLNEEEGLTEFRLSGRLEYLAWFHGVGLLWITEFILACQQMTVAGAVVTYYFTRDKKRLPSWPIVRAALRLLRYHVGTVAKGSFIITLVKIPRLLLIYVHRQLKGKENACARCALKSCICCLWCLEKCLNYLNQNAYAATAINGTGFCASARDAFVLLVENALRVATVNAVGDVVLFLGKILVVASTAFAGVLLLNARGDYAEWLPPLLLVCAFAFLVAHCFLSVFEMVVDVLFLCFAVDTKYNDGTPGKEFFMDKALMELAERSRRSERAAGRGRPRVEEAAASSSEGARTKAMAPGTSSA
- the slc44a1b gene encoding choline transporter-like protein 1 isoform X1, translated to MSADVTLARASEDGRTDGRGLDARRPNLPVLGPPAAKMEPSRSEQQLDFRPKRTKREWRPLEERSCTDLPWFLLFLIFCVGMGSVCAFTVVSGGAARLLSGYDSFGNTCGRRNPPLDGIRLSGLDHTERKFVFYLDPCDVDIVQRKIKSVALCVALCPARTLRTFHDLQNFAEVNGSELCSYELATHKYASAPERSAKCPKLPVPPSKPLPLFNRCAPTDVSCYSKFAEAVATFVGDRSLLRRAVAGVAASKEIIAGLCVLALALSMLLTVIIRYISAVLVWILTSLVVLGSLAGTGVLWWFYVDRRLQGNQTEAAPEEEAAGGDGEAASPIYAASASVFTAVLLLLMLFMRKRVALAIALFHVAGKVFVHLPLLTLQPFITFLVLLIFWIYWVLVLLFLGTSGEAVLNEEEGLTEFRLSGRLEYLAWFHGVGLLWITEFILACQQMTVAGAVVTYYFTRDKKRLPSWPIVRAALRLLRYHVGTVAKGSFIITLVKIPRLLLIYVHRQLKGKENACARCALKSCICCLWCLEKCLNYLNQNAYAATAINGTGFCASARDAFVLLVENALRVATVNAVGDVVLFLGKILVVASTAFAGVLLLNARGDYAEWLPPLLLVCAFAFLVAHCFLSVFEMVVDVLFLCFAVDTKYNDGTPGKEFFMDKALMELAERSRRSERAAGRGRPRVEEAAASSSEGARTKAMVSGGGGVWAGAEWEEFQVYYLLTGVFLDCALTPRADSLLCLSHDVFLFLAVYLPASGVFLFLRPPPGEAEPAG
- the slc44a1b gene encoding choline transporter-like protein 1 isoform X2 — translated: MGCCGSAERTKREWRPLEERSCTDLPWFLLFLIFCVGMGSVCAFTVVSGGAARLLSGYDSFGNTCGRRNPPLDGIRLSGLDHTERKFVFYLDPCDVDIVQRKIKSVALCVALCPARTLRTFHDLQNFAEVNGSELCSYELATHKYASAPERSAKCPKLPVPPSKPLPLFNRCAPTDVSCYSKFAEAVATFVGDRSLLRRAVAGVAASKEIIAGLCVLALALSMLLTVIIRYISAVLVWILTSLVVLGSLAGTGVLWWFYVDRRLQGNQTEAAPEEEAAGGDGEAASPIYAASASVFTAVLLLLMLFMRKRVALAIALFHVAGKVFVHLPLLTLQPFITFLVLLIFWIYWVLVLLFLGTSGEAVLNEEEGLTEFRLSGRLEYLAWFHGVGLLWITEFILACQQMTVAGAVVTYYFTRDKKRLPSWPIVRAALRLLRYHVGTVAKGSFIITLVKIPRLLLIYVHRQLKGKENACARCALKSCICCLWCLEKCLNYLNQNAYAATAINGTGFCASARDAFVLLVENALRVATVNAVGDVVLFLGKILVVASTAFAGVLLLNARGDYAEWLPPLLLVCAFAFLVAHCFLSVFEMVVDVLFLCFAVDTKYNDGTPGKEFFMDKALMELAERSRRSERAAGRGRPRVEEAAASSSEGARTKAMVSGGGGVWAGAEWEEFQVYYLLTGVFLDCALTPRADSLLCLSHDVFLFLAVYLPASGVFLFLRPPPGEAEPAG